A single window of Halobacteriovorax sp. GB3 DNA harbors:
- the flgB gene encoding flagellar basal body rod protein FlgB, whose amino-acid sequence MISDDKTLQALATSLNFRQMRQEIISSNIANAETPGYKAKRLEFEEALARALDVDGNLSMLTSDEKHHDVGSGGFDNLQPEVVEDSNGIVSEDGNTVDRDAEMAKMAENKIMYDASVQLLNKKLGLMKYAVSSER is encoded by the coding sequence ATGATTTCGGACGATAAAACTCTACAAGCACTGGCGACATCACTAAACTTTAGACAGATGAGACAAGAAATCATCAGTTCGAATATCGCTAATGCCGAGACTCCAGGTTACAAAGCAAAGAGACTTGAATTTGAAGAAGCTCTTGCTCGTGCCCTAGATGTTGATGGAAATTTATCGATGTTGACCTCCGACGAAAAACATCACGATGTTGGAAGTGGTGGTTTTGATAATCTTCAGCCTGAAGTCGTAGAAGATTCAAATGGAATCGTTAGTGAAGACGGAAATACAGTTGATAGAGATGCCGAAATGGCAAAAATGGCCGAAAATAAAATCATGTACGATGCATCAGTTCAGCTACTGAATAAAAAGCTGGGACTAATGAAATATGCCGTGAGCTCAGAGAGGTAA
- a CDS encoding FliH/SctL family protein — protein sequence MDFDVKNYEFQSFSGSKLKDGEVSDFEFSNLEGKTIEQIERHQQIIKSERKVARTSNFNISPIVRHHRGIQDQEEAETERRIQDEVERRVAAIQEQAYADGYDKGVQIGREEVYEQTIKQTEEKLETLSAIINDVLVSQEDILQNQKLQIYSLVKTLSKWVILKELEDDGQYIERLLEKLILEMQTKKNLLIRVDQKDFEQMPEVLEHVQKRLGELVNVRVETDYDIEGPGIVLESENGIINGTIEEQFKSLSKLFESVGVIEDANE from the coding sequence ATGGATTTTGATGTTAAAAATTACGAGTTTCAATCTTTCTCTGGATCTAAGTTAAAAGACGGGGAAGTTTCTGATTTCGAGTTTAGTAACTTGGAAGGAAAGACGATTGAACAAATTGAGCGTCATCAACAGATTATTAAATCTGAAAGAAAAGTTGCTCGAACATCAAATTTCAATATTTCTCCGATTGTTAGACATCACAGAGGAATTCAAGATCAGGAAGAAGCTGAAACTGAAAGACGTATTCAAGATGAAGTAGAACGTCGTGTTGCTGCTATTCAAGAACAAGCTTATGCCGATGGGTATGATAAAGGTGTTCAAATTGGTCGAGAAGAGGTTTACGAGCAAACAATTAAGCAGACTGAAGAGAAGTTAGAAACTCTTTCTGCAATTATTAATGATGTTCTTGTTTCACAAGAAGACATATTACAAAATCAAAAGCTTCAAATCTATTCACTAGTTAAGACACTGTCTAAATGGGTCATTTTGAAAGAATTAGAAGATGATGGGCAATATATTGAACGCCTTTTAGAAAAGCTTATTCTTGAAATGCAAACAAAGAAGAATCTTCTTATTCGCGTTGATCAAAAAGATTTTGAACAAATGCCTGAAGTTCTCGAACATGTTCAAAAGAGATTAGGGGAGCTCGTCAATGTAAGAGTTGAGACAGACTATGACATTGAGGGGCCAGGAATTGTCCTAGAGTCTGAAAATGGAATTATCAACGGGACAATCGAGGAACAATTTAAAAGCCTATCGAAACTATTTGAAAGTGTTGGAGTAATTGAAGATGCCAACGAATAA
- the fliE gene encoding flagellar hook-basal body complex protein FliE, with translation MPINNVSSMNEILSKHGAHEWSKSAEVNIKKPLDFSDVNFDELQVGKTSQSFSDMLNASIKDVNKLQKDADVAVQKLASGQSKNLHETMLAVEKAEIAFKTMNQIRMKVIDAYKEVMRMQV, from the coding sequence ATGCCAATCAATAATGTTTCATCAATGAACGAAATTTTAAGTAAACATGGTGCTCACGAGTGGTCTAAGTCCGCTGAGGTGAATATCAAAAAGCCACTTGATTTTAGTGATGTTAACTTTGATGAACTACAAGTTGGTAAAACGAGCCAAAGCTTTAGCGACATGCTAAATGCTTCTATTAAAGATGTTAATAAACTGCAAAAGGATGCGGATGTTGCTGTTCAAAAGCTCGCATCTGGACAGTCTAAAAATCTACACGAGACAATGCTGGCGGTAGAGAAGGCTGAAATTGCTTTCAAGACGATGAACCAAATTCGTATGAAAGTAATCGACGCCTATAAAGAAGTAATGAGAATGCAAGTCTAA
- the flgC gene encoding flagellar basal body rod protein FlgC — protein MDLLTSLKISSSGLSATRKRMNAISSNIANAQTTRTAEGGPYRKKEVVYGAEPARENFSEILEGEIDAQAQSVHATEVISTNKPPILKYEPHHPDANAQGYVAYPNINVMEEMANMISASRAYEANVNTMNTTKNMAMKALEIGRN, from the coding sequence ATGGATCTATTAACAAGTTTGAAAATTAGCTCATCAGGACTATCAGCAACTAGAAAGAGAATGAACGCTATCTCTTCTAACATTGCTAATGCTCAAACGACGAGAACTGCTGAAGGTGGACCTTACCGTAAGAAAGAAGTTGTTTACGGAGCGGAACCTGCAAGAGAGAACTTTTCAGAAATACTTGAAGGTGAAATTGATGCTCAAGCTCAGTCTGTCCACGCGACAGAGGTAATTTCAACTAATAAACCACCTATTCTAAAATATGAGCCACATCACCCAGATGCAAATGCACAAGGTTATGTGGCCTATCCTAACATTAATGTTATGGAAGAAATGGCCAATATGATCTCAGCTTCAAGAGCATATGAAGCCAATGTTAATACAATGAATACTACGAAGAATATGGCCATGAAGGCCCTAGAAATCGGTAGAAACTAA
- the fliF gene encoding flagellar basal-body MS-ring/collar protein FliF, with protein MQDFLEKIIRNFSEFYQSLDASKKIGLVSISVFIVGVLSALIIWASKTRFEVLYTDLNKEDSKKIAVILEQNKIDYQLTNDGKTIMIPEDMVEVWRLQLATKGVNFSGTVGYEVFDKQSFGTTSFVQKVNKQRALEGELIKTITYLRGVKRARVHLSIPESSPFASEKKPPSASVVLELNRGVVLTETEIRGIGSLVSSTVEGMRTENVVILDHRGKKLSDNIGDIMTANTANRLALESKLNSQYESQIEEILSKVVGAGKVIAKVTVKLDYTESVSTSTEYDSENKAVLSEVANVQKLNGSRPSPQGIPGARSNVPGEQPQPGIPETRNNVDKSLTTRNYNVPTKITKSKKPTASVNNISAAVMIDGKMVPMKGEGGQTVMQYEPWSEADIANFQAIVASTLGIDNKRGDKIVIKNMQFHHEDMEGVEALMRERENRELLKNIVKYVAVGLVISLFFFLVVRPFIQWITDNTVETVEDFLPKTLEELEKVQANQKLPGLEDALPQIEEKLNPEKIEGNMLREKIISLVEGNPGKAAQILHEMIHANESDKQIA; from the coding sequence TTGCAGGACTTTTTAGAAAAAATTATAAGAAATTTCTCGGAATTTTATCAAAGTCTAGATGCTTCAAAGAAGATCGGTCTTGTCTCAATTTCTGTCTTTATTGTAGGTGTTTTATCGGCACTTATTATTTGGGCATCGAAAACGAGATTTGAAGTCCTTTATACAGATCTTAATAAAGAAGATTCAAAGAAAATTGCTGTCATCCTTGAGCAGAACAAGATTGATTATCAACTGACAAATGATGGTAAAACAATCATGATTCCAGAGGACATGGTAGAAGTATGGAGACTTCAACTTGCAACGAAAGGTGTGAACTTTTCGGGAACAGTTGGTTATGAAGTTTTCGATAAGCAATCATTTGGAACGACAAGTTTCGTTCAAAAAGTAAATAAGCAAAGAGCACTTGAAGGTGAGCTGATCAAGACGATTACTTATCTTAGAGGAGTTAAAAGGGCCAGAGTTCACCTTTCAATCCCTGAATCAAGTCCATTTGCCTCTGAGAAAAAACCACCTTCTGCTTCAGTTGTCCTAGAGCTTAATAGAGGTGTTGTTCTTACTGAAACTGAAATTAGAGGAATCGGCTCACTTGTTTCATCTACTGTTGAAGGAATGAGAACTGAAAATGTCGTCATTCTAGATCATAGGGGTAAGAAGCTTTCTGATAATATCGGCGATATTATGACAGCTAATACGGCGAATCGTTTAGCTCTTGAATCAAAGTTAAACAGCCAGTATGAATCTCAAATTGAAGAAATTCTAAGTAAAGTTGTTGGTGCGGGTAAAGTTATTGCGAAGGTAACTGTTAAGCTAGATTACACCGAATCTGTATCGACGAGTACAGAATATGATTCAGAAAATAAAGCTGTTCTATCCGAAGTTGCGAATGTTCAAAAACTAAATGGTTCAAGACCATCTCCACAAGGAATTCCTGGAGCGAGATCAAATGTTCCAGGTGAGCAACCGCAACCAGGTATCCCTGAGACGAGAAATAATGTCGATAAATCTCTGACGACAAGAAACTATAATGTTCCAACTAAGATTACGAAGTCGAAAAAACCAACGGCATCTGTGAATAATATTTCAGCTGCTGTTATGATCGATGGAAAGATGGTTCCTATGAAAGGTGAGGGTGGACAGACTGTTATGCAGTATGAGCCATGGTCGGAAGCTGATATCGCCAACTTTCAAGCGATTGTTGCTTCAACACTTGGGATTGACAATAAAAGAGGTGATAAAATTGTTATTAAAAATATGCAATTTCATCACGAAGATATGGAAGGTGTTGAAGCTCTGATGCGAGAGCGTGAAAATAGAGAACTTCTTAAAAACATAGTAAAATATGTAGCAGTTGGTCTCGTTATCTCACTTTTCTTCTTCCTTGTTGTTAGACCATTTATTCAGTGGATTACTGATAACACGGTTGAGACTGTTGAAGACTTTCTTCCTAAGACTCTTGAAGAGCTTGAGAAGGTACAGGCTAACCAGAAACTTCCTGGACTTGAAGATGCTCTTCCTCAGATTGAAGAAAAACTCAATCCAGAGAAGATTGAAGGAAATATGCTACGTGAGAAGATTATCTCTCTGGTAGAAGGAAACCCTGGTAAAGCAGCACAAATCCTTCATGAAATGATTCATGCAAATGAGTCGGATAAACAAATCGCTTAA
- a CDS encoding sigma-54-dependent transcriptional regulator: MNTVNVELFGKDPKIVKALSIARNVSVTKAPVLITGEAGLGKKTLGHFIHDSSTRANQQLMVVDCSAEGKEVENKILGYRDEETGRFNRGALEVANGGTVIFANIDGLEDEFQKRFHKILTELSDYDIDVRIVATTTKNLSKLVGAGRFYRGLYTFISPNTINLTPLRERVGDLEMIARHYITELSSEEVTLNDNALNKILNHYWTHNVQELKAVIESSVANLQDGVLGEEALEIGEKRAVSMISEEDSEGIRLMSLKEAERLLIKKALIHTSENRTQAAKILGVSIRTLRNKINEYRNSGNAYFVNLR; this comes from the coding sequence ATGAATACGGTAAATGTCGAACTATTTGGGAAGGATCCAAAAATTGTTAAGGCACTTTCTATCGCAAGAAATGTTTCGGTTACGAAAGCACCAGTGCTTATCACAGGTGAAGCTGGACTAGGAAAGAAGACACTAGGTCACTTCATTCATGACAGCTCAACAAGAGCAAATCAGCAGCTAATGGTCGTAGATTGTTCAGCTGAAGGAAAAGAAGTAGAAAATAAAATTTTAGGTTACAGAGATGAAGAAACAGGTCGTTTCAATCGTGGTGCTCTCGAAGTTGCTAACGGTGGAACCGTTATCTTTGCAAACATCGACGGACTTGAAGATGAATTTCAAAAGAGATTTCACAAAATTCTAACTGAATTATCTGACTATGATATCGATGTAAGAATTGTTGCTACGACAACTAAAAATCTTTCAAAGCTTGTTGGTGCTGGAAGATTTTATAGAGGTCTATATACATTTATTTCACCAAACACAATCAATCTTACTCCTCTTAGAGAAAGAGTTGGTGATCTTGAAATGATCGCAAGACATTACATTACAGAACTTTCTTCTGAAGAAGTTACTCTTAATGACAATGCTCTTAATAAGATTCTAAATCACTACTGGACACATAATGTTCAAGAGCTAAAAGCTGTAATCGAAAGCTCTGTTGCTAATCTTCAAGATGGTGTTCTTGGGGAAGAAGCTCTAGAGATCGGTGAGAAGAGAGCAGTTAGCATGATTTCTGAAGAAGATTCAGAAGGAATTAGACTAATGTCTCTTAAAGAAGCTGAAAGACTACTTATTAAGAAAGCTCTTATTCACACAAGTGAAAATAGAACGCAAGCTGCAAAGATCTTAGGTGTTTCTATTAGAACTCTTAGAAATAAGATCAATGAGTATAGAAACTCAGGAAATGCATACTTCGTAAACTTAAGATAA
- the fliG gene encoding flagellar motor switch protein FliG, giving the protein MSKNLDPDVEYSLLTGQDKAALLLSSLGVTTTQLIFSYMKDNDVKRMINAMANIRRAPIWMIKRVLEEFYSQLNEENDLLFSENSGRDFIVNALGEDRAKQLLGQIVDVGASNTLESLELVDTRTLANFLINEHPQTIALIVAHLNPERKVDVLRRLPEGLQAEVVLRVANLDHVSPELIAQLDDVLKTELSTLGSIDTNQLGGVEPIADMLNLMDKNSEKNIMGRVEEKDPELAEEIRKLMFVFEDLVYVDDKGIQNLLKEVDGQKLVIALKTAPEDVKTKLFKNMSNRAATLLKEDLETLGPTKLSDVEKAQAEIVQKAKDLESQGKAFISRGGDSDALV; this is encoded by the coding sequence GTGAGTAAGAATTTAGATCCAGATGTAGAATACTCCCTGCTTACCGGGCAGGACAAAGCAGCACTGCTTTTGAGTTCTCTTGGAGTAACAACGACACAGTTAATCTTTTCTTATATGAAGGATAACGATGTAAAACGAATGATTAATGCGATGGCAAACATTCGTCGTGCTCCAATTTGGATGATTAAAAGAGTTCTAGAAGAATTCTACTCACAGCTTAATGAAGAGAACGATCTCCTATTCTCTGAAAACTCTGGGCGTGACTTTATCGTTAATGCTCTTGGTGAAGATAGAGCGAAGCAACTTCTTGGTCAGATTGTTGATGTTGGAGCTTCAAACACACTTGAATCTCTTGAGCTTGTAGATACAAGAACTCTTGCTAACTTCCTTATTAATGAACACCCTCAGACGATTGCCTTAATTGTCGCTCACCTGAATCCAGAAAGAAAAGTAGACGTCCTAAGACGTCTTCCGGAAGGACTTCAGGCAGAGGTTGTTCTTAGGGTGGCAAACCTTGACCACGTATCACCAGAACTCATTGCTCAACTTGATGATGTTCTTAAAACTGAGCTTAGTACTCTTGGCTCAATCGATACGAATCAACTTGGTGGTGTTGAACCTATCGCTGATATGCTTAACCTTATGGATAAGAACAGTGAGAAGAACATCATGGGAAGAGTTGAAGAGAAAGATCCTGAGCTTGCTGAAGAAATTAGAAAACTCATGTTCGTATTTGAAGACCTTGTCTATGTTGATGACAAAGGGATTCAAAACCTTCTTAAAGAAGTTGATGGTCAAAAACTTGTTATTGCTCTTAAAACAGCGCCAGAAGATGTTAAAACTAAACTCTTTAAGAACATGTCAAATAGAGCGGCTACACTTCTCAAGGAAGACCTCGAGACGCTTGGGCCAACGAAGTTATCAGATGTTGAAAAAGCTCAAGCTGAAATTGTACAGAAAGCAAAAGATCTTGAATCTCAAGGTAAAGCATTTATCTCTCGTGGTGGAGACTCAGACGCTCTCGTTTAA
- a CDS encoding tetratricopeptide repeat protein, with protein sequence MRKHAFKLLTFLCLLGASGEILSKGYFDQIQNDDFLRLSLHAQTSEQLIISRKGSEIEIKTLDLELLDNIVNDLKSEKLNAKYFSGYQLLEPNAKNNVPSLKITLASPSVELFSFYKEREKKKVLDFWIDSDSLGTKTAATKPAAKVTFTKPIKGKKLTKKAAAKKIEKPIVVKKNKDYRDFRYGASFIWDYEALSPRVSKPLNIERKTPEYFYPVANREFNKSEKEAHLQLAVNLFRKKKWGLMYKSLRLFVQKYGEDTEIDLIEYLKANAILRENLEKGETEPVKMAISMFQNIFKRSEVYDMRKGVGKYLLTYYLNNNETVQALDLAKKMYVDSKENFDYEESDKAAEYILYTLAKLNQVDKVRQLVKEKTIIKLLPKQVLIAYEMFSLLKLGKTEDVLSYYNEVKNSLTKPVHEAILFNVAEAYFREANYEKAVAVYDSFLAQHSYHIKSSEARLRIALAYDLLDREPKKVEELYKNAINRSQNPFVSYEARIRYVAHRSIRKNAINDADREVRVFLDNDNLKNISYDLKKLLWLTRLRTFIKDAQYTEALSFLTALPLKTMKEEVRRVYEGDGAEIVYGIMMDNFEKTEYSKVYRAWEIYKDSYISRVATDPYLNYIVAKSLLKLNFNDLFEKFVSRLEGLKENKFKSFPVWVSRATDSDFDTVISELRLLKQFQMQDWDGAWRSIASIKFSNTKKKHYYQALIHYHRKNFDKAEEEFEKYLTEAGKMETVDSVEVAKLLKAYTDSIYEQGKADKFVKVTRALLSDTESLKEKNKYVQGVRERMNYLLLEMVGVEMKPDFVTFSKDVTAFKKDYPQSQYLGRINYLFGINLVKAGNSKEGREVFEGILKDTKSSEYLKEMARTELSLLAIKDRKI encoded by the coding sequence ATGAGAAAACATGCATTCAAATTATTGACATTCTTATGCCTGCTGGGTGCCTCTGGGGAAATTCTTTCCAAGGGATACTTTGATCAGATTCAAAACGATGATTTCCTTCGTTTATCTTTGCACGCACAAACTTCTGAACAACTTATTATTAGTCGCAAGGGAAGTGAAATTGAGATCAAGACTCTCGATCTCGAATTACTAGATAACATCGTTAATGACTTAAAGAGTGAGAAATTAAACGCTAAGTACTTTTCTGGCTATCAACTTCTTGAACCCAATGCAAAGAACAATGTTCCTTCTTTAAAGATCACTTTAGCTAGTCCAAGTGTTGAACTCTTTTCTTTCTATAAAGAAAGAGAGAAGAAAAAGGTTCTCGACTTTTGGATTGATTCAGATTCTCTTGGTACAAAGACTGCTGCAACAAAGCCAGCGGCTAAGGTTACTTTTACTAAACCAATTAAGGGAAAGAAGCTAACAAAGAAGGCTGCTGCTAAAAAGATAGAGAAACCTATAGTTGTAAAAAAGAATAAAGACTATAGAGACTTTAGATATGGAGCTTCTTTTATTTGGGACTATGAGGCGCTTTCTCCGAGAGTTAGTAAACCTTTAAATATTGAGAGAAAGACTCCGGAGTACTTTTATCCTGTAGCGAATAGAGAATTCAATAAAAGTGAAAAAGAAGCTCACTTACAACTTGCTGTAAATCTCTTTAGAAAGAAGAAGTGGGGGCTTATGTATAAGTCTCTTCGTCTATTTGTTCAAAAGTATGGAGAAGATACAGAGATTGATTTAATCGAATATCTCAAAGCTAATGCTATCTTGAGAGAGAATCTTGAAAAAGGTGAAACTGAGCCCGTAAAGATGGCCATTTCAATGTTTCAAAATATTTTTAAAAGAAGTGAAGTTTACGATATGAGAAAAGGTGTTGGGAAATACCTTTTAACTTATTATTTGAACAATAATGAAACAGTTCAAGCTCTTGATCTTGCAAAGAAGATGTACGTAGATTCAAAAGAAAATTTTGACTACGAAGAATCAGATAAAGCAGCAGAATATATCCTTTATACTCTTGCGAAGCTAAATCAAGTTGATAAGGTTAGACAACTAGTTAAAGAAAAGACAATTATTAAGCTGCTTCCTAAGCAAGTTCTTATTGCTTATGAGATGTTCTCACTTTTAAAACTTGGAAAGACTGAAGATGTTCTTTCATATTATAACGAAGTAAAAAATAGTCTCACAAAGCCGGTTCACGAGGCTATTCTATTTAATGTTGCTGAAGCATATTTTAGAGAAGCAAATTACGAAAAAGCAGTTGCTGTTTACGATAGCTTCTTGGCACAGCATTCATACCACATCAAATCATCTGAAGCCCGACTTAGAATTGCTCTAGCCTATGATCTTTTAGATAGAGAACCTAAAAAGGTTGAAGAACTTTATAAAAATGCAATCAATAGATCTCAAAACCCATTTGTTAGCTATGAAGCTAGAATTAGATATGTTGCTCATAGAAGTATTAGAAAAAATGCAATCAATGATGCTGATAGAGAAGTTCGTGTCTTTCTAGATAACGATAATTTAAAAAACATTTCATATGATCTTAAAAAGCTTCTATGGCTAACTCGTTTAAGAACATTTATTAAAGATGCTCAATATACAGAGGCCTTGAGCTTCTTAACTGCTCTTCCATTAAAAACAATGAAAGAAGAAGTGAGAAGAGTTTATGAAGGTGATGGTGCAGAGATTGTTTACGGAATTATGATGGATAATTTCGAAAAAACAGAATACTCAAAAGTATATAGAGCTTGGGAAATTTATAAAGACTCTTATATTAGTCGAGTTGCCACTGATCCATACCTCAATTACATTGTTGCTAAATCACTACTAAAGCTTAATTTCAATGATCTCTTTGAGAAGTTTGTTAGTCGTCTAGAAGGATTAAAAGAAAACAAATTTAAAAGTTTTCCAGTATGGGTTTCGAGAGCGACTGATTCAGACTTCGATACTGTTATAAGTGAGTTAAGGTTGCTAAAGCAATTTCAAATGCAGGATTGGGATGGTGCTTGGAGAAGTATTGCTTCGATTAAGTTTTCTAACACAAAGAAAAAACACTATTACCAAGCTCTGATTCACTATCATCGTAAGAACTTTGATAAAGCAGAAGAAGAGTTTGAAAAGTACTTAACTGAAGCTGGAAAGATGGAAACTGTCGATTCAGTTGAAGTTGCAAAACTATTAAAAGCCTATACTGATTCAATCTATGAGCAGGGGAAGGCCGATAAGTTTGTGAAGGTTACAAGAGCGCTTTTAAGCGATACAGAGAGCCTCAAAGAGAAGAATAAGTATGTTCAAGGAGTTAGAGAACGTATGAATTATCTTCTTCTCGAAATGGTCGGTGTCGAAATGAAACCGGATTTTGTAACTTTTTCAAAAGATGTTACAGCGTTTAAAAAAGACTACCCACAATCCCAATATCTTGGGAGAATTAACTACCTTTTCGGGATCAACCTCGTTAAGGCCGGAAATTCGAAGGAGGGTAGAGAAGTATTTGAAGGGATTTTGAAGGATACAAAATCTAGCGAATACTTAAAAGAAATGGCGAGAACGGAATTATCATTACTCGCTATTAAAGATAGAAAAATATAA
- a CDS encoding sigma-54-dependent transcriptional regulator — protein MNDFDFLHNNLGENSNDFQNFDDVKIPDVVLVEDDQTLGKTIKKYLEKTLNLTIHYVQGPSQCLELISTFEPDKSFCLISDISFDEGGADGLLLIDLLKERSLNFVSIVMTGFASIETAITATKKGVYHYLTKPFELHILQDLIVKAMDERFGVEKNLLFKKKTAPSSSKIQTSTLSERFKIEAPTKEDIFCGMIGRSRVMREVFERIQKVAASDSTVLINGPSGTGKELVANAIHTLSLRKNNGNVSVNCGAIPGELLESELFGHEKGSFTGAISARKGRFEIADKGTIFLDEIGDMPLLLQVKLLRVLQNRTIERVGSTTSTAIDVRIITATHRNLEQAVMDGNFREDLYYRLNVIPIKIPALSERREDIPLLISYFLSRFVSADGRNSIEFDDEALELLLTYDWPGNVRELENLMERLVILKGGSLVRASDLPKKFLAHSSKTFAYYETENFISLPEQGIDLKKMLSEIEDSLITQALEKTSGNKNRASKLLSMNRTTLIEKMKKKGIQLEI, from the coding sequence ATGAATGATTTTGATTTTCTTCATAATAATCTAGGTGAAAATTCTAACGATTTTCAAAATTTTGATGACGTTAAAATTCCCGATGTCGTACTTGTTGAAGATGATCAAACTCTAGGTAAAACAATTAAAAAATATCTTGAGAAAACGTTGAATTTAACGATTCACTATGTTCAAGGTCCATCTCAATGTCTAGAGCTAATTTCAACATTTGAGCCTGATAAGAGCTTTTGTTTAATTTCTGATATTAGTTTTGATGAAGGGGGGGCTGACGGCCTTCTTCTTATTGACCTCTTAAAAGAAAGGTCTCTAAACTTTGTTTCAATTGTTATGACAGGTTTTGCATCGATTGAAACGGCCATTACAGCGACTAAAAAGGGTGTTTATCACTATTTAACTAAGCCATTTGAACTTCATATCCTGCAAGATCTCATTGTTAAAGCAATGGATGAAAGATTTGGTGTTGAAAAAAATCTTCTCTTCAAAAAGAAGACCGCCCCGTCTTCTTCGAAAATACAAACGAGTACACTTTCTGAAAGATTTAAAATTGAAGCACCTACAAAAGAAGATATTTTTTGTGGAATGATTGGCCGTTCTCGCGTTATGAGAGAGGTTTTTGAGCGCATTCAAAAGGTTGCTGCTTCGGATTCAACAGTTCTTATTAATGGACCATCTGGTACAGGGAAAGAGCTTGTCGCTAATGCTATCCATACTCTTTCTCTTAGAAAAAATAATGGAAACGTTTCTGTTAACTGTGGAGCGATTCCTGGAGAACTCTTAGAAAGTGAGCTATTTGGTCACGAGAAAGGTTCTTTTACAGGAGCTATAAGCGCTAGAAAAGGACGTTTTGAGATAGCTGATAAAGGAACTATCTTTCTTGATGAGATTGGTGATATGCCTCTTCTTCTTCAAGTAAAGCTCCTTCGCGTTCTTCAAAATAGAACGATTGAAAGAGTAGGAAGTACAACTTCAACGGCCATTGATGTTCGAATTATTACTGCCACTCACCGCAACTTAGAACAAGCTGTCATGGATGGTAATTTTAGAGAAGATCTCTATTATCGTTTAAATGTTATTCCTATTAAAATTCCTGCTCTGTCTGAGAGAAGAGAAGATATACCACTACTTATTTCTTATTTCCTTTCACGTTTCGTTAGTGCTGATGGTAGAAACTCTATCGAGTTTGATGATGAAGCTTTAGAGCTCCTACTTACTTATGATTGGCCAGGTAACGTTAGAGAGTTAGAAAACCTTATGGAAAGACTTGTTATTTTGAAAGGTGGAAGCCTTGTTAGAGCAAGTGATTTACCAAAGAAGTTTTTGGCCCATTCTTCTAAGACTTTTGCTTACTATGAAACAGAGAATTTTATTTCACTTCCTGAGCAGGGGATTGATCTTAAAAAGATGCTTTCTGAGATTGAGGACTCTCTCATTACACAGGCCTTAGAAAAAACCAGCGGAAATAAGAATCGCGCTTCCAAACTTCTTAGTATGAATCGTACGACTTTGATTGAGAAAATGAAGAAGAAGGGCATTCAACTGGAAATTTAG